The genomic segment TGGCCGTCAGGACAACAGGCACTTGCAGCTCATGCAGCCGGCGCCCCCCTCGTCCGGCGGACTCAGCTTGCGCACCTTGTGCTGCCGGATCTCGCGCACCAGTGTGTAGAAGGCATCCTCCACGCCCTGGGGAGGACGGGCCGCTCAgagggggacctggcctgaggGCCCAGCAGGGGAGGAGACCAGGAGACCAAGGAGCCCCTGCAACTTCCCCACCCGCCCACACACCAGGAGCCTTGCCTTGCTCCTCTCGCTGCCCCAGGGCTGGCTCGGAGCTTGACCACCCTGTGCCCAGCTCCCTTCTGAGCTACTGCCCTTGTCCCCAAAAGCCTACTAAGGAATCAGGGGCACActgggggcagcggggctggggccccagggtcACCGCTCTGGCCTGGCTCAAGACAGCTCTCTCTCCAGGGACCTCCACCTCCCCCTAGAGCTCCTTCAGCCCAGACCCCGGCCCTggcctccctggctgccctgccATCCCGGGAGACTTACAGCGCAAGGGGCCGCTGGGTCACAGGGGTCCCGGAGctggagccagagccagagcgGCTGCCCTGTATTGAGGGAGAGGGGCTGTGAGCGAGGCTCCctggcggggcggggccgggccctAGCTACCTGAGGGCGGGAGCCAGCTCACCTGGCGAGTCTTGGCCGAGGTCTCAATGTAGGGGATGCCGTAGCTGCGGGCGAGGTCCTGTGCCTGCCGAGACTCCACCGTGCGTGCAGCCAAGTCACACTTGTTCCCCACCAGCACCATGGGCACATCATCCGAGTCCTTCACCCGCTTGATCTGCTCCCTGCGAGGAGGAAGGCGTCAGCGCCAGCGGGCTGCAGGCAGGGCTGCACCCAGATGCACAGCGAGCACAGGAGGTCTCCGCGCACAGCGGGCAGCTCACCGGTACTGGTGAATGTCCTCGAAGGACTTGGTGTTGTTGATGGCAAACACGCAGAGGAAGCCCTCCCCAGTGCGCATGTACTGGTCCCTCATGGCGCTGTACTCCTCCTGGCCCGCCGTGTCCAGGATGTCCAGCAGACACGTCTCCCCGTCGATGACCACTTGTTTCCGATAGGAGTCCTGCAGGAGGACACTGCTCAGGGACCCCCCTTCCAAGGACGGGGCATCAACACCACCAGCCCTGCCCGCACCTCTGGCGTCACAGGCTTTATGCGGAGGGGACCCTCCTACGTGGGAGGCAGAGGCCCAGCCCACTTGTGGATGTGGGGCTGGGGCAAGGGGCTGGCCTGCTCACCTCGATGGTGGGGTCATACTCGTCCACGAAGTGGTTCTGGATGAGCTGGATGGTCAGGGCGCTCTTCCCCACGCCTCCAGCACCCACCACTACGAGCTTATACTCCGTCATGGCTCCTGGAGACGCTGCAGCACCCGACACTGTGGtggtctcctgtcccacctgcACAGGAAGCCCCGTCAGCCGCGCCCAGGCCCCACAGGGCAGACCTGTTGAGCTCTGGGCTCCAAC from the Desmodus rotundus isolate HL8 chromosome 5, HLdesRot8A.1, whole genome shotgun sequence genome contains:
- the HRAS gene encoding GTPase HRas isoform X2 produces the protein MTEYKLVVVGAGGVGKSALTIQLIQNHFVDEYDPTIEDSYRKQVVIDGETCLLDILDTAGQEEYSAMRDQYMRTGEGFLCVFAINNTKSFEDIHQYREQIKRVKDSDDVPMVLVGNKCDLAARTVESRQAQDLARSYGIPYIETSAKTRQGVEDAFYTLVREIRQHKVRKLSPPDEGGAGCMSCKCLLS
- the HRAS gene encoding GTPase HRas isoform X1, coding for MTEYKLVVVGAGGVGKSALTIQLIQNHFVDEYDPTIEDSYRKQVVIDGETCLLDILDTAGQEEYSAMRDQYMRTGEGFLCVFAINNTKSFEDIHQYREQIKRVKDSDDVPMVLVGNKCDLAARTVESRQAQDLARSYGIPYIETSAKTRQGSRSGSGSSSGTPVTQRPLALAWRMPSTHWCARSGSTRCAS